Proteins found in one Camelus bactrianus isolate YW-2024 breed Bactrian camel chromosome 5, ASM4877302v1, whole genome shotgun sequence genomic segment:
- the GLI2 gene encoding zinc finger protein GLI2 isoform X4 has product MRHQEGRYHYEPPSVHGVHGPPALSGSPVISDISLIRLSPHPAGPGESPFNAPHPYVSPHMEHYLRAVHGSPTLPTISAARGLSPADVAHEHLKERGLFGLPAPGTNPSDYYHQMTLMAGHPAPYGDLLMQSGGAASAPHLHDYLNPVDVSRFSSPRVTPRLSRKRALSISPLSDASLDLQRMIRTSPNSLVAYINNSRSSSAASGSYGHLSAGALSPAFTFPHPINPVAYQQILSQQRGLGSAFGHTPPLIQPSPTFLAQQPMALASINATPTQLSSNSNCLSDANQQSSESAVSSTVNPIVIHKRSKVKTEAEGLQPASPLTLTQEQLADLKEDLDRDDCKQEAEVVIYETNCHWEDCTKEYDTQEQLVHHINNEHIHGEKKEFVCRWQACTREQKPFKAQYMLVVHMRRHTGEKPHKCTFEGCSKAYSRLENLKTHLRSHTGEKPYVCEHEGCNKAFSNASDRAKHQNRTHSNEKPYICKIPGCTKRYTDPSSLRKHVKTVHGPDAHVTKKQRNDVHLRAPLLKENGDHEASAEPSRGSEESAEASSTSQAVEDCLHVKAIKTESSGLCQSSPGAQSSCSSEPSPLGSAPNNDSGVEMPGTGPGSLADLTALDDTPPGADASALAAPSAGGLQLRKHMTTVHRFEQLKKEKLKSLKDSCSWAGPAPHTRNSKLPPLPGSGSMLENYGGSGGGGPAGLLPNPRLSELSASEVTMLSHLQERRDSSTSTVSSAYTVSRRSSGISPYFSSRRSSEASPLGAGRPHNASSADSYDPISTDASRRSSEASQCSGAGSGLLQLTPAQQYSLRAKYAAATGGPPPTPLPGLERVSLRTRLALLDAPERALPATCPHPIGPRRGSDGPAYGHAGPAPAFPHEAPGCGARRASDPVRRPDTLAPPRVQRFHSAHNVNPAPLPPCTERRGLRLQSHMSADGGLARGAYSPRPPSISENVAIEALAAGADGTGPEVSLELPEDDLVLPDDVVQYIKAHASGALDEGTPQVYPPESTCFSENPKLPSPGLHGQRRIAAADSNVGPSNPALGGCQLGYGAPSSLNKNSMPVQWNEVSSGTMDALTSQVKPPQPFTQGNLAVVQQKPAFSQYPGYSSQGLQPSPGGLDGSQPHLQPCSGAPSAPRVNYIQQLRQPGPGGQCPSMAMAVSPHTSYSQAHPQLSPSTMGGALNQFPRSCNNMAAKPGHLGLPQQMEVAPVPTMMGSSHRELGIPSSTLAGMPPPHPAQSYPQQSHHLATAMGQEGYRQGPNLLPSHQPGFMEPQQGTVGVAGSSFGLVQPRPPPEPSPAGRHRGVRAGQQLAYARATSHAMAAGLANQETAESVPKGTMGSMLSLPPQPPPQDTGAAQDHSMLYYYGQIHMYEQNGGLENQVGCQVMRPQPPQPQACPDSIQPQPLPSPGVNQVSSTVDSQLLEAPQIDFDAIMDDGDHSSLLSGALSPSLLHSLSQNSSRLTTPRNSLTLPSIPTGISNMAVGDMSSMLTSLAEESKFLNMMT; this is encoded by the exons TGTCACGTTTCTCCAGCCCCCGGGTGACACCCCGCCTGAGCCGCAAGCGGGCGCTGTCCATCTCCCCGCTCTCGGATGCCAGCCTCGACCTGCAGCGCATGATCCGAACCTCGCCCAACTCGCTGGTGGCCTACATCAACAACTCGCGCAGCAGCTCGGCCGCCAGCGGCTCCTACGGGCACCTGTCGGCCGGTGCCCTCAG CCCAGCCttcaccttcccccaccccatcaaCCCCGTGGCCTACCAGCAGATCCTGAGCCAGCAGAGGGGCCTGGGCTCCGCTTTTGGACACACACCACCCCTGATCCAGCCCtcacccaccttcctggcccAGCAGCCCATGGCCCTCGCCTCCATCAATGCCACGCCCACCCAGCTCAGTAGCAACAGCAACTGTCTGAGCGATGCCAACCAG cAGAGCAGTGAGTCAGCTGTGAGCAGCACTGTCAACCCCATCGTCATTCACAAGCGCAGCAAGGTCAAGACGGAGGCTGAGGGCTTGCAGCCAGCCTCCCCATTGACCCTGACACAG GAGCAGCTGGCTGACCTTAAGGAAGACCTGGACAGAGACGACTGTAAGCAGGAGGCCGAGGTGGTCATCTACGAGACCAATTGCCACTGGGAAGACTGCACTAAGGAGTATGACACCCAGGAGCAGCTGGTGCAT CACATCAACAATGAACACATCCATGGGGAGAAGAAGGAATTCGTGTGCCGCTGGCAGGCCTGCACACGGGAGCAGAAGCCCTTCAAGGCGCAGTACATGCTGGTGGTGCACATGCGCCGGCACACGGGCGAGAAGCCCCACAAGTGCACG TTTGAGGGCTGCTCGAAGGCCTACTCTCGCCTGGAGAACTTGAAGACACACCTTCGGTCCCACACCGGGGAGAAGCCGTATGTGTGCGAGCACGAGGGGTGCAACAAAGCCTTCTCCAACGCCTCGGACCGCGCCAAGCACCAGAACCGCACCCACTCCAATGAG AAACCGTACATCTGCAAGATCCCAGGCTGCACCAAGAGATATACGGACCCCAGTTCTCTCCGGAAGCACGTGAAAACGGTACACGGCCCAGATGCTCATGTCACCAAGAAGCAGCGCAATGACGTGCACCTCCGCGCCCCCCTGCTCAAGGAGAACGGAGACCACGAGGCCAGTGCCGAGCCCAGCAGGGGCTCCGAGGAGAGCGCTGAAGCCAGCAGCACCAGCCAGGCTGTGGAGGACTGCTTGCACGTCAAAGCCATCAAGACGGAGAGCTCCGGG CTGTGTCAGTCCAGCCCTGGGGCTCAGTCTTCCTGCAGCAGCGAGCCCTCTCCCCTGGGCAGTGCCCCCAACAATGACAGCGGCGTGGAGATGCCAGGCACAGGGCCGGGGAGCCTGGCTGACCTGACAGCTCTGGATGACACGCCGCCAGGGGCTGACGCCTCTGCCCTGGCAGCGCCCTCTGCCGGTGGCCTGCAGCTGCGCAAACACATGACCACCGTGCACAGGTTCGAGCAGCTCAAGAAGGAGAAGCTCAAGTCGCTCAAGGATTCCTGCTCATGGGCGGGGCCGGCTCCACACACCCGGAACTCCaagctgcctcccctcccaggaaGTG GCTCCATGTTGGAAAATTACGGCGGCAGTGGGGGCGGCGGGCCGGCGGGGCTGCTTCCCAACCCACGGCTGTCCGAGCTGTCCGCGAGCGAGGTGACCATGCTGAGCCACCTGCAGGAGCGCCGCGACAGCTCCACCAGCACGGTCAGCTCGGCCTACACCGTGAGCCGCCGCTCCTCCGGCATCTCCCCCTACTTCTCCAGCCGCCGCTCCAGCGAGGCCTCGCCCCTGGGCGCCGGCCGCCCGCACAATGCCAGCTCCGCCGACTCCTACGACCCCATCTCCACCGACGCGTCGCGGCGCTCGAGCGAGGCCAGCCAGTGCAGCGGCGCCGGCTCGGGGTTGCTCCAGCTCACGCCCGCCCAGCAGTACAGCCTGCGGGCCAAGTACGCGGCCGCCACGGGCGGACCGCCGCCCACGCCGCTGCCCGGCCTGGAGCGCGTGAGCCTGCGGACCAGGCTGGCGCTGCTGGATGCGCCCGAGCGCGCGCTGCCGGCCACCTGCCCGCACCCGATCGGGCCACGGCGGGGCAGCGACGGGCCGGCCTACGGCCACGCCGGGCCAGCACCCGCCTTTCCCCACGAGGCGCCGGGCTGCGGGGCGCGGCGGGCCAGTGATCCAGTGAGGCGGCCCGACACCCTGGCGCCCCCGCGGGTGCAGCGCTTCCACAGCGCCCACAACGTGAACCCGGCCCCCCTGCCACCCTGCACCGAGAGGCGAGGCCTCCGCCTGCAGAGCCACATGAGCGCCGACGGCGGCCTGGCCCGCGGCGCCTACTCTCCCCGGCCGCCCAGCATCAGCGAGAATGTGGCGATAGAGGCCCTGGCGGCGGGGGCGGACGGGACGGGCCCCGAAGTCAGCCTCGAGCTGCCTGAGGATGACCTCGTGCTGCCCGATGACGTGGTGCAGTACATTAAGGCACATGCCAGCGGTGCCCTGGATGAGGGCACCCCGCAGGTATATCCCCCGGAAAGCACCTGCTTCTCTGAGAACCCCAAactgcccagcccagggctgcaCGGCCAGCGCAGAATAGCGGCTGCAGATTCCAACGTGGGCCCCTCCAACCCTGCGCTGGGCGGCTGCCAGTTGGGCTATGGTGCTCCCTCCAGCCTGAACAAAAACAGCATGCCTGTGCAGTGGAATGAGGTGAGCTCTGGCACCATGGACGCCCTGACCAGCCAGGTGAAGCCTCCGCAGCCCTTTACACAGGGCAACCTAGCTGTGGTACAGCAGAAACCAGCCTTCAGCCAGTATCCAGGCTACAGTTCCCAAGGCCTGCAGCCAAGCCCCGGGGGCCTGGACGGCTCGCAGCCACACCTTCAGCCCTGCAGCGGAGCCCCCTCTGCGCCCAGGGTTAATTATATTCAGCAGCTTCGGCAGCCAGGCCCAGGTGGCCAGTGTCCCAGCATGGCCATGGCTGTGAGCCCCCACACCAGCTACAGCCAGGCCCACCCCCAGCTGAGCCCCAGTACTATGGGTGGGGCCCTGAACCAGTTCCCCCGATCCTGTAACAACATGGCAGCCAAGCCAGGCCACCTAGGGCTCCCCCAACAAATGGAGGTTGCTCCTGTCCCCACCATGATGGGCAGCAGCCATAGGGAACTTGGGATCCCCAGTTCCACCCTGGCTGGGATGCCACCACCTCACCCAGCCCAGAGCTACCCACAGCAGAGCCATCACCTGGCAACTGCCATGGGTCAGGAGGGCTACCGCCAAGGCCCCAACCTCCTGCCTTCCCACCAGCCTGGCTTCATGGAGCCCCAGCAAGGCACAGTGGGGGTGGCTGGATCAAGCTTTGGCCTAGTGCAACCCCGGCCACCTCCCgagcccagccctgctggccGCCACCGTGGGGTGCGTGCTGGGCAGCAGCTGGCCTATGCCAGGGCCACTAGTCATGCCATGGCTGCAGGGTTAGCCAACCAGGAGACGGCAGAGTCTGTGCCCAAGGGAACAATGGGCAGCATGTTGTCACTGCCTCCGCAGCCACCCCCGCAGGACACAGGCGCGGCCCAGGACCACAGCATGCTCTACTACTATGGCCAGATCCACATGTACGAGCAGAACGGAGGCCTCGAAAACCAGGTAGGCTGCCAGGTCATGCGGCCCCAGCCACCACAGCCACAGGCCTGCCCGGACAGCATCCAGCCCCAGCCCTTGCCCTCGCCAGGGGTCAACCAGGTGTCCAGCACTGTGGACTCCCAGCTATTGGAGGCCCCCCAGATTGATTTTGACGCCATCATGGATGATGGTGATCACTCCAGCTTGCTCTCAGGCGCCCTGAGCCCCAGCCTCCTGCACAGCCTCTCCCAGAACTCCTCCCGCCTCACCACCCCCCGGAACTCCCTGACGCTGCCCTCCATCCCCACGGGCATCAGCAACATGGCCGTTGGGGACATGAGCTCCATGCTTACCAGCCTGGCCGAGGAGAGCAAGTTCCTGAACATGATGACCTAA